In a single window of the Raphanus sativus cultivar WK10039 unplaced genomic scaffold, ASM80110v3 Scaffold5050, whole genome shotgun sequence genome:
- the LOC130507650 gene encoding extensin-3-like, which yields MGSPMATMAAALLVLALSLGFASETTANYYYSSPHPPVKHYTPPVYKSPPPPVYQSPPPPIYHSPPPPKKHYEYKTPPPPVYQSPPPPVYHSPPPPKKHYEYKSPPPPVYQSPPPPVYQSPPSPVYHSPPPPKKHYEYKSPPPPVYQSPPPPVYYSPPPPKQYEYKSPPPPVHSPPPPVPYSPPQEPYLYKSPPPPYHY from the coding sequence ATGGGATCACCAATGGCCACTATGGCAGCAGCTTTGCTTGTCTTAGCATTATCTCTTGGTTTTGCATCTGAAACCACTGCAAATTACTATTACTCTTCTCCTCATCCACCGGTGAAGCACTACACTCCTCCTGTTtacaaatctccaccaccaccggtcTACCAGTCTCCTCCACCCCCAATTTACCactctcctccaccacctaagAAGCATTATGAGTACaaaacaccaccaccaccggtctACCAGTCTCCCCCTCCTCCGGTGTAccactctccaccaccaccaaagaAGCACTACGAGTAcaaatcaccaccaccaccagtctACCAGTCCCCTCCTCCTCCGGTCTACCAGTCTCCCCCTTCTCCAGTGTAccactctccaccaccaccaaagaAACACTACGAGTAcaaatcaccaccaccaccggtttaccagtctcctcctcctccggtttACTACTCTCCCCCACCACCAAAGCAATACGAATAcaaatctcctcctcctcccgtCCATTCTCCTCCTCCACCGGTTCCCTACTCACCTCCACAAGAACCCTACCTCTACAAATCTCCACCTCCTCCATACCACTACTAA